The window TTCAGCGTCGCCTGCTTCAATCGCCGCAACCACTTTCTTAAGGTATGTGCGAACCATGGAGCGCAGGCTAGCATTGTGAGCACGAGCCTTATCGTTCTGGCGCGCACGCTTCTTTGCTTGAGGTGAATTTGCCACCGCGTTGCTCCTGTAAAATCAGAAAAGTCTTAGTTTAACGCCCGAGGGCGGTTTAAGGGTGCGCTATTATGCGAC of the Teredinibacter turnerae T7901 genome contains:
- the rpsT gene encoding 30S ribosomal protein S20; this translates as MANSPQAKKRARQNDKARAHNASLRSMVRTYLKKVVAAIEAGDAEAAKKAYVAAVPVIDRMADKGIIHKNKAARHKSRLNAQIKGLAA